The Rhododendron vialii isolate Sample 1 chromosome 5a, ASM3025357v1 genome contains a region encoding:
- the LOC131325102 gene encoding pentatricopeptide repeat-containing protein MRL1, chloroplastic: MDATFSAKSHSLSVTSLPSASSPPCSSSLRPVRREFLGCGHNLRPPGLLRSNRKCKELLGLQMRSPRFLVRASLDSQSSLLVVTVVTVSALAFVSLSYSDRTKRKNVGEVSSPLLVISQQVRSIIDSYVKNQNLGLDLETMTSADESKYAEKETSERKIEDEEKPFLPHLKETAFMHQETLIDNAVESSPASIIVSGVSGSMSSSESEFTSVSFPIPAQSEIGLPQPLPYTTEIHELKLEQCPQETEFASELPALIVKHQSIAPTALVKSAHVEVNQHKRPISELAEVGEIINYSRASRESDHEGLYKFYEINQSAVKSVPKLNGVKTLSSRVSLQDKKRSSSLKRISMINGVKLSAVVSSHTADFTENKFALSESTEGKTPPAHYKDDATIKSADSRKSRGFPYKERKVLPQDGHQYSPQHSLANGVHVNAQHDPSRQLGAYMRLLKDGRLVDCLELLEDMESKGLLDMDKVYHVRFFKKCQNLRAVKEAFRFTRLIPNPTLSTFNMLMSVCTSSQDSEGAFEVLKLVQDAGLEADCKLYTTLISTCAKSGKVDTMFKVFHEMVNAGVEPNLHTYGALIDGCARAGQVAKAFGAYGILRSKKVKPDRVIFNALISACGQSGAVDRAFDVLAEMTTDVRPIDPDHITIGALMKACANAGQVGRAQEVYNMLHQYKIKGTPEVYTIAVNSCSQTGDWEFACRVYSDMTRNGVIPDETFLSALIDVAGHAGKLDAAFEILQDARKHGKRLGTISYSSLMGACSNAKNWQKALELYEDIKSIKLRPTVSTMNALITALCDGDQLQKALEVLSEMERIGLCPNTITYSILVVASEKKDDVEIGLRLLSQAKKDGVTLNLVMSRCLIAMCSRRFEKAYALGEPIFSFNSGRPQIDSKWASLALKVYRQTILAGIVPTMEIFSQVLGCLQLPHDASLRNSLVENLGVSTDSPKRSTLYSLVDGFGEYDPRAFSLFEEAASRGIIPCVSFKEIPIVIDATELHVHTAKVYLLTVLKGLKNQLAAGAKLPNIVILLPTESIQIQSPAGEKVISVAGRIGQAVAAMLRRLGLAYKGNESYGKIRIFGVVTKKWLQPKLAYPFGWRGIGLGVATPSVLSSSSWLGKGISDQQRNIRTGNLFSD, translated from the exons ATGGACGCCACTTTCTCTGCGAAATCCCACAGTCTCTCGGTAACTTCTCTCCCCTCCGCTTCTTCCCCGCCCTGCTCTTCCTCTCTCCGGCCCGTTCGCAGGGAGTTCCTCGGCTGCGGCCACAACTTGAGGCCGCCCGGCCTTCTCCGCTCCAACAGGAAATGCAAGGAGCTCCTAGGGCTCCAAATGCGGTCCCCTCGCTTCCTCGTCCGAGCTTCTCTCGATTCCCAATCGTCTCTCCTCGTCGTCACCGTGGTCACGGTTTCAGCTCTCGCCTTTGTCTCTTTGAGTTACTCTGATAGAACGAAGAGGAAGAACGTCGGCGAG GTGTCAAGTCCGCTACTTGTGATTTCTCAACAGGTCAGAAGTATCATTGACAGTTATGTTAAGAATCAGAACTTGGGTCTGGATCTTGAAACAATGACGTCGGCTGATGAAAGCAAATATGCAGAGAAGGAAACAAGTGAAAGGAAAATAGAGGATGAAGAAAAGCCCTTCCTGCCTCATCTTAAGGAAACTGCTTTTATGCATCAAGAAACTCTCATCGATAATGCAGTAGAGTCTTCTCCTGCCAGTATCATTGTTTCTGGTGTAAGCGGTTCTATGTCCTCAAGTGAATCTGAATTTACCAGCGTATCTTTCCCAATTCCCGCCCAATCTGAAATAGGCCTGCCACAGCCACTTCCTTACACGACAGAAATCCATGAATTGAAGCTCGAACAGTGTCCACAGGAAACTGAGTTTGCATCTGAGTTGCCTGCACTAATTGTTAAACACCAGTCAATTGCTCCAACTGCTCTTGTGAAGAGTGCGCATGTGGAGGTGAATCAGCATAAAAGACCAATTTCTGAACTTGCTGAAGTGGGTGAAATCATCAACTACAGTCGTGCATCAAGAGAATCAGACCATGAAGGGCTTTACAAATTTTATGAGATAAATCAATCTGCTGTGAAATCTGTACCAAAATTGAATGGTGTGAAGACATTATCTTCTCGTGTCTCTCTTCAAGATAAAAAGAGATCCTCTTCTCTAAAGAGGATATCTATGATTAATGGAGTGAAATTATCAGCAGTTGTCTCCAGTCATACTGCA GACTTTACAGAAAATAAGTTCGCCTTGTCAGAGAGTACTGAAGGGAAAACACCTCCAGCACATTATAAAGATGATGCTACCATCAAAAGTGCAGATTCCAGGAAAAGCAGGGGCTTCCCCTATAAGGAGAGAAAAGTTCTACCACAGGATGGACACCAATATTCTCCCCAGCATTCCCTCGCGAATGGGGTTCATGTCAATGCTCAACATGATCCTTCTCGTCAACTCGGTGCTTACATGCGTTTGCTGAAAGATGGGAG GTTAGTTGATTGCTTAGAATTGCTTGAAGATATGGAAAGTAAGGGGTTGTTGGATATGGACAAG GTTTATCATGTGCGGTTCTTcaaaaaatgccaaaacttaAGGGCTGTTAAAGAGGCTTTTCGTTTCACCAGGCTGATCCCAAATCCAACCCTGAGTACATTTAATATGCTAATGTCTGTCTGCACAAGTTCTCAAGATTCGGAGG GAGCTTTTGAGGTTCTGAAACTTGTTCAGGATGCTGGGCTAGAAGCTGATTGTAAACTTTACACTACTCTGATATCAACTTGTGCAAAAAGTGGAAAAGTTGATACAATGTTCAAA GTTTTTCATGAAATGGTCAATGCTGGAGTGGAACCTAATCTTCATACCTATGGGGCACTTATAGATGGTTGTGCTAGGGCTGGCCAAGTTGCTAAGGCATTTGGTGCTTATGGCATATTGAGGTCTAAG AAAGTGAAGCCAGACCGAGTTATTTTTAATGCACTCATCTCAGCATGTGGCCAATCCGGTGCGGTTGATCGTGCATTTGATGTCTTAGCAGAAATGACAACGGATGTACGTCCTATAGACCCCGATCACATAACTATTGGTGCTTTGATGAAGGCATGTGCAAATGCTGGTCAG GTTGGTCGGGCACAAGAAGTATATAACATGCTTCATCAATATAAAATCAAGGGCACTCCAGAGGTGTACACGATTGCTGTTAATAGTTGCAGCCAGACTGGTGATTGGGAGTTTGCCTGTCGTGTGTACAGTGACATGACAAGAAATGGTGTTATCCCCGATGAG ACATTTCTCAGTGCACTGATAGACGTTGCTGGGCATGCTGGGAAGTTGGATGCTGCCTTTGAAATCCTACAAGATGCCAGGAAGCATGGGAAACGTCTTGGAACCATATCATACAGCTCTTTAATGGGAGCCTGTAGCAAT GCAAAAAACTGGCAGAAGGCGCTGGAGTTATATGAGGATATTAAGTCCATTAAACTGAGACCAACAGTTTCAACAATGAATGCCTTAATCACTGCCTTGT GTGATGGAGATCAACTGCAGAAGGCTCTGGAGGTTTTATCCGAGATGGAGAGAATTGGCTTGTGCCCAAACACCATTACATACTCCATTTTAGTAGTGGCAAGTGAAAA GAAGGATGATGTGGAAATTGGTCTCAGGCTCCTTTCTCAAGCCAAAAAGGATGGTGTCACCCTTAACCTTGTTATGTCCAGGTGTCTAATAG CTATGTGCTCACGGAGGTTTGAGAAGGCTTATGCGCTTGGCGAGCCCATCTTTTCATTCAACTCTGGACGGCCTCAAATTGATAGTAAATG GGCATCATTGGCCTTAAAGGTctatagacaaacaattttagCTGGTATAGTACCTACTATGGAAATATTTTCACAAGTCTTGGGTTGCTTGCAACTTCCACATGATGCTTCCTTGAGAAATAGTCTAGTCGAGAATCTAGGAGTCAGTACCGATTCACCTAAAAGGTCAACCCTTTACTCATTGGTCGATGGTTTTGGAGAGTACGATCCCCGGGCTTTCTCATTGTTCGAG GAAGCTGCTTCTCGTGGAATTATACCATGTGTATCCTTCAAAGAAATTCCAATAGTAATTGATGCAACGGAGTTACATGTCCATACAGCTAAG GTATACCTATTGACAGTTTTGAAGGGCCTCAAGAATCAGCTTGCTGCTG GTGCAAAGTTGCCCAATATAGTCATTTTACTGCCTACAGAGAGTATACAAATTCAGTCTCCTGCGGGCGAGAAAGTAATTAGTGTTGCAGGAAG GATAGGTCAGGCAGTCGCAGCAATGTTGAGGAGGCTGGGACTAGCTTACAAAGGGAACGAATCCTACGGGAAAATCCGTATATTTGGTGTGGTCACGAAAAAGTGGTTACAGCCAAAACTTGCTTATCCTTTCGGCTGGAGAGGAATAGGTTTGGGTGTAGCAACACCATCAGTCCTTTCATCCAGTTCATGGTTGGGTAAAGGAATCAGTGATCAGCAGCGTAACATTAGAACTGGAAATCTGTTCTCAGATTAA